TTAGCCCAGCTGCAtattttacatctatatctacatggttactctgcaattcacccttaagtgcctggcagagggctcatcgaaccattttcatactacttctctacgattgtacgtcggccgatgagacgaccaactgaacgacgaaccgaacgaccaaccgaacgaccaaccgaacgaccatccgaacgaccaaccgaacgaccaaccgaacgactaaccgaacgaccaaccggacTACCAACCGGGCGAACAACCGGACAACCAACCGGACGACCAACCGGACGACCAACCAGACGACCAACCGaaggaccaaccgaacgaccaaccgatcgACGAACCGGACGACCAACCGATCGACGAACCGGACGACCAACCGGACGACCAACCAGATGACCAACCGGACGACCAACCAGACGACCAACCGGACGACCAACCGGACGACCAACAGAACGACCAACCGATCGACGAACTGGACGACCATCCGGACGACCAACCGGACGACCAATCGGACGACCAATCGGACGACCAACCAGATGACCAACCGaaggaccaaccgaacgaccaaccggacGACCAACCGGACGACCAACAGAACTACCAACCGATCGACGAACCAGACGACCAACCGGACGACCAACCGAACAACCAACCGAACGACCGACCGAACGATCAACCGGACGactaaccgaacgaccaaccgaacgaccaaccggacGACCAACTGGACGACCAACCGGTCAACCAACTGAGCGACCAACCCAACGACGAACCAGACGACCAACCGGACGACCAACCGGAGGACCAACCAGACGACCAACCGGACGACCAAccggacgaccaaccgaacgactaaccggacgaccaaccgaacgaccaaccgaacgaccaaccgaacgaccaaccgaacgaccaaccgaacgaccaaccgaacgatcaaccggacgaccaaccggacgaccaaccgaacgactaaCCGGACGACCAACCAGATGACCAACCGaaggaccaaccgaacgaccaaccggacGACCAACCGGACGACCAACAGAACTACCAACCGATCGACGAACCAGACGACCAACCGGACGACCAACCGAACAACCTACCGAACGACCGACCGAACGATCAACCGGACGactaaccgaacgaccaaccgaacgaccaaccggacGACCAACTGGACGACCAACCGGACAACCAACtgaacgaccaaccgaacgacgaaCCAGACGACCAACCGGACGACCAACCGGAGGACCAACCAGACGACCAACCGGACGACCAAccggacgaccaaccgaacgactaaccggacgaccaaccgaacgaccaaccgaacgacaaaCCGAAAGACCAACCGGACGACCAACGAGACGACCAAccggacgaccaaccgaacgaccaaccggacgaccaaccgaacgaccaaccgatcgACGAACTGAACGACCAAACGAacgaccaactgaacgaccaaccgaacgaccaacagATCGACGAACCGGATGACCAACCGGATGACCAACCGgatgaccaaccgaacgaccaaccgaatgagtaaccgaacgaccaaccgaacgaccaaccgaacgaccaaccgaacgaccaaccgaacgaccaaccgatcgAAGAACCGGACGACCAACCGGACGACCAACCAGACAACCAACTGAACGACCAACCGATCGACGAATGGGATGACCAACCGGACGACCAACCAGACGACCAACCGGACGAGCAACCTAACGACTAAccggacgaccaaccgaacgaccaaccaaacgaccaaccgaacgaccatcCGAACGACCAACCGTACGACCAACCAGACGACCAAccggacgaccaaccgaacgaccaactggACGACCAACCGAATGACCAACGGATCGTtgaaccgaacgaccaaccgaacgaccaaccaaatgACCAACCGATCGACGAACTGGACGACCAActggacgaccaaccgaacgaccaaccgaacgaccaaccgaacgaccaaccgaacgaccaaccgaacgaccaaccgaacgaccaactgaacgaccaacCGATCGACGAACCGGACGACCAAccggacgaccaaccgaacgaccaaccgaacgaccaactgaacgaccaacCGATCGACGAACCGGACGACCAACCGGACGACCAACCGGACGACCAACCGGACAACCAACCGAACGTCCAACCGatcgaccaaccgaacgaccaaccggacGACCAACCGGACGAGCAACCTAACGACTAAccggacgaccaaccgaacgaccaaccgtaCGACCAACCAGACGACTAACCGgatgaccaaccgaacgaccaaccggacGACCAACCAAACGACCAACCGATCGTtgaaccgaacgaccaaccgaacgaccaaccgatcgACGAACCGGACGTCCAACCGGACGACCAACTGGACGACCAACCGGATGACCAACTGGACGACCATCGGACGACCAACCGAACAACCAACCGAACGACCGACCGAACGATCAACCGGACGactaaccgaacgaccaaccgaacgaccaaccggacGACCAACTGGACGACCAACCGGACAACCAACtgaacgaccaaccgaacgacgaaCCAGACGACCAACCGGACGACCAACCGGAGGACCAACCAGACGACCAACCGGACGACCAAccggacgaccaaccgaacgactaaccggacgaccaaccgaacgaccaaccgaacgacaaaCCGAAAGACCAACCGGACGACCAACGAGACGACCAAccggacgaccaaccgaacgaccaaccggacgaccaaccgaacgaccaaccgatcgACGAACTGAACGACCAAACGAacgaccaactgaacgaccaaccgaacgaccaacagATCGATGAACCGGATGACCAACCGGATGACCAACCGgatgaccaaccgaacgaccaaccgaatgagtaaccgaacgaccaaccgaacgaccaaccgaacgaccaaccgaacgaccaaccgatcgAAGAACTGGACGACCAACCGGACGACCAACCGGACAACCAACTGAACGACCAACCGATCGACGAATGGGATGACCAACCGGACGACCAACCGGACGACCAACCGGACGAGCAACCTAACGACTAAccggacgaccaaccgaacgaccaaccaaacgaccaaccgaacgaccatcGGAACGACCAACCGTACGACCAACCAGACGACCAAccggacgaccaaccgaacgaccaactggACGACCAACCGAATGACCAACGGATCGTtgaaccgaacgaccaaccgaacgaccaaccaaatgACCAACCGATCGACGAACTGGACGACCAActggacgaccaaccgaacgaccaaccgaacgaccaaccgaacgaccaaccgaacgaccaaccgaacgaccaaccgaacgaccaactgaacgaccaacCGATCGACGAACCGGACGACCAAccggacgaccaaccgaacgaccaaccgaacgaccaactgaacgaccaacCGATCGACGAACCGGACGACCAACCGGACGACCAACCGGACGACCAACCGgacaaccaaccgaacgaccaaccgatcgaccaaccgaacgaccaaccggacGACCAACCGGACGAGCAACCTAACGACTAAccggacgaccaaccgaacgaccaaccgtaCGACCAACCAGACGACTAACCGgatgaccaaccgaacgaccaaccggacgaccaaccgaacgaccaaccgatcgttgaaccgaacgaccaaccgaacgaccaaccgaatGACCAACCGATCGACGAACCGGACGTCCAACCGTTCGACCAACTGGACGACCAACCGGATGACCAACTGGACGACCATCGGACGACCAACCGGATGACCAACCAGACGACCAACCAGATGACCAACCTGACGACCAACTGAACGATCAACCGAACCACCAACTGAACGACAAACTGAATGAACAACCgagcgaccaaccgaacgaccaaccaaaggtCGTCTCGCTCCAGTCTCCCTCAGTCGGACATTTCATGTTTGTCGCCAGCGATCGGCAACCACTGGCTTTCGGTGCcttcactgctggtccgtcccgaactgactgccagacacacgacgacccagaaatactattggtcgctccagagatggtacatcAATGCACTTATTGATTCGCGATGCTGCTGCAACTCACGGGCAAGTAAAGCAGGAAGTTaatgacaccagtaaatggaataagaaaacgaggcggcagtaccgtaattgaagatgacaaacaatgaatgggataaacgcgagccgtgcatggcacacccctattgcgcgataacctgaaatgagctgcccttcgttgtacttgttggatgtcctccatcaatcctaccaggtaaggatcccataccgtggagcaatattccagcagaggacggacaagtgtaacgtaggctgtctcattagtgggtttgtcgcatcttctaagtgttctgcgaacaaagcgcagtctttgtttcgccttccccacaatattatctgttgtgacttggcaagacagcctttAAGcctttaagctcacacaggctagcgtgaggtctggaacagttagaggagtctagtaaaaaaagtacggagcttctggaatacttaactttaattcataatcggtgaacatcggtctgacggtacatgcatcacaagataaatagcaaatgataatggcgccttgctaggtcgtagcaaatgacgtagctgaaggctatgctaactattgtcccggcaaatgagagcgtaatttgtcagtgaaccatcgctagcaaagtcggcagtacaactggggcgagtgttaggaagtctctctacacctgccgtgtggcggcactcggtctgcaatcactgatagtggcgacacgcgggtccgacgtatctaaccggaccgcggccgctttaaaggctaccacctagcaagtgtggtgtctggcagtgacaccacattcctcccccgcaaatcggcggacggttgtggtacaAGGTTTCCGcctgccgtggagaggaccccatgttggcgtatgcgacgagatggggagcctaacaacaggcgaggctgtgccacccgcaccctcccATTCGGCCCGAGGTGAgcgaggaaacgcctgaaaacctgcttcagggtgcatgcggtgtatgcgcccgtagagagacaggaggggccgaagggtcgacctccatcgggccggggcacccgactggcgaagacgacatatgatccggagcaggcaagagttccatggcggaggacaactggtcacgggaagcgatcggcggcgcgtgacccagggaggcgcccggcgggtgcagcgacgcgtccactgcaggcgtcgccggcggaagaacaggcggcggcggcggcggtggtggcggcggcggcggcgcgtcgccatggggaaaaatggaaggcagcgtcggtaa
This sequence is a window from Schistocerca serialis cubense isolate TAMUIC-IGC-003099 chromosome 7, iqSchSeri2.2, whole genome shotgun sequence. Protein-coding genes within it:
- the LOC126412590 gene encoding protein TsetseEP-like, which produces MTNEGLIGDWQRVSNNLTRDDQPKDQPNDQPIDEPDDQPIDEPDDQPDDQPDDQPDDQPDDQPDDQPDDQQNDQPIDELDDHPDDQPDDQSDDQSDDQPDDQPKDQPNDQPDDQPDDQQNYQPIDEPDDQPDDQPNNQPNDRPNDQPDD